From Pirellulales bacterium, one genomic window encodes:
- a CDS encoding type II toxin-antitoxin system PemK/MazF family toxin produces MKVKRGDVVLLSMPFAQGGGSKIRPAVVVQNDRNNARLGNTIVAAITRNVSRASLPTQLLIDPATPAGQKSGLVAVSAVTCENLFTVGQNLIHRTIGSLSVDAMRQVSDCLRAALEID; encoded by the coding sequence ATGAAGGTGAAACGCGGTGACGTGGTACTGCTGTCGATGCCGTTCGCGCAAGGCGGGGGATCGAAGATTCGTCCGGCCGTAGTTGTTCAAAACGACCGCAACAATGCGAGATTGGGCAACACGATTGTCGCCGCGATCACTCGCAATGTGAGTCGCGCGAGTCTACCGACCCAATTGCTGATCGACCCGGCGACGCCGGCGGGACAAAAGTCCGGTCTCGTTGCCGTCTCGGCGGTAACGTGCGAGAACCTATTCACAGTCGGCCAGAACTTGATCCACCGCACCATCGGCAGTCTCTCAGTGGATGCGATGCGTCAAGTTAGTGATTGCTTGCGGGCGGCGCTGGAAATCGATTGA